The genomic DNA ATACCTACCAGACCTAGTTTGTTTGCCCCTAGAACCAACCCTAACCCTATGGTTAGCCACCAGATGCTCCAGTAGGGATTGATGATACTCATAGTTATTCCTAATAAGGGTAAATTACGATTTTTATCTTCCTCTATCTCTAAATCTAAAGAGATCTTTTGGATGGATTTAAGCATATTGATTCCAAATAGAAAGAGTATTATTGCTCCGAATGTAGAGACGATCTTTATTACATAGAGTTGGTTTATTAGTTTTGAAAGTCCAAGTACTATCAATATAACCATCAGGATTTCTAAGACAGCGTGTCCTAAAATTATAAGCGGCCCTGTTTTAAATCCATGACGAATGCTTTTTGCAACAACAGTTGTGAGGAGAGGTCCTGGGGCAAGGGCTCCAGATAGTGCTATAGCAAAAGATACTAAGAATATAGAGAGGTAGTCCATGGATAGATTTTACTAGTTAAGATTTGATTTATCAAATTTAAGTTAGTATTATAATTGTTGCTAACTTGATAGCTTTGGAATAGA from Candidatus Kaelpia imicola includes the following:
- a CDS encoding LysE family transporter, with the translated sequence MDYLSIFLVSFAIALSGALAPGPLLTTVVAKSIRHGFKTGPLIILGHAVLEILMVILIVLGLSKLINQLYVIKIVSTFGAIILFLFGINMLKSIQKISLDLEIEEDKNRNLPLLGITMSIINPYWSIWWLTIGLGLVLGANKLGLVGIGVFLIGHIFADLSWYSIVSLTISKGRRFISDRIYRIITFICGLTLIGFGIYFSIATFH